AACGCAGAACAAAAGGTTGATGGAAATATTGGGGCTTTAAAAACAATGAAAAAAGAGAATCCAAAGCTTGTAATTGCGGTTATTGGATGTATGATGCAGCAAGATGGTATGGCAAAACATATAATTACTAAATTCCCATTTGTAGATATTATTATTGGGACTCATAATGCATATAAATTTCCAGAGTATTTAAAAAGAATACAGAGCGGAGAATCATCTATTGTTGAAATTTGGGACAAGGAAGAAAATATTATAGAAGGAATTCCAATAGAAAGGGAAAATACTTTAAAAGGTTTTGTTACAATTATGTATGGTTGCAACAATTTTTGTACTTATTGCATAGTGCCTTATGTAAGAGGACGCGAACGTAGTCGAAATCCCGAAGATATCATTAATGAAATAACAGCTATGGTTGGACAAGGGTATAAAGAAATAACCTTACTTGGTCAAAATGTTAACTCTTATGGAAAGGGATTAACTCCTGAAATAAATTTTGCTCAGTTACTTCGTAAAATCAATAAAATTGAAAATTTGGAGAGATTAAGATTTATGACGTCTCACCCAAAGGATTTATCTAATGAAGTAATAGAAGTTATTGCCGAGAGTGATAAGATTTGTGAACATGTTCATTTACCAGTACAATCAGGCTCATCTAATCTTCTAAATAAAATGAACAGACATTATGATAGAGAGCAATATTTGGAGTTAGTAAAAAACATTAGAAATACAATACCTAATGTAGGAATAACTACAGATATAATAGTTGGATTTCCAGGAGAAACTGAGGAAGATTTTGCAGAGACTCTAAGCTTAATGGAAGAGGTTAAATTTAATTTAGCGTTTACTTACCTTTACTCTAAAAGAAAGGGAACACCAGCAGATGAAATGCTAGATCAAGTACCAGAGGACGTTAAGCATGAGAGGTTTAATAGATTAGTAGAAGTTGTTAATAGAAATTGTGCAGAAAAAAACAAAGCATGCGTAGGGAAAATTGTAGAGGTACTGGTCGAGGGTTATAGTAAAAAAGATGAAAGTAAATTGACTGGTAGAACTAGAAATGGGAAAGTAGTAAACTTCGAGGGAAATGGCAATGTTGCCGGCGATCTCGTATCAGTTTTAATAACAGATTCACATTCTTTTTCACTTTTTGGTGAAGAAATATAAACTAACAAATAAATTATAGTAACTAATTTAATATCTGTGATTATTTATAAAGATTCAATTTATGTGTGTAAGGCAATTTATATAATCACAGAGAAAAACAAAGGGGAATGGCAATGGCATTAACTCCAATGATGATACAATATTTTGAAGTAAAAGAAACATGTAAGGATTGCATTTTATTTTTTAGATTAGGTGATTTTTATGAAATGTTTTTTGATGATGCACAGCTTGTAGCAAAAGAACTCGAGCTTGTGCTTACAGGGCGTGATTGTGGGCTTGAAAAAAGAGCACCTATGTGCGGAATACCCCATCATGCAGCAAATATATATGTAGGAAGGCTAATTGCAAAAGGATATAAGGTTGCTATATGTGAGCAAGTAGAAGATCCTGCATTAGCTAAGGGAATCGTTAAAAGAGAAGTAATTAAAATAATCACTCCAGGAACTTACACTGATTCTGGGTTTTTAGAAGAAACTAAAAATAATTATATTATGAGCATATACATTAATAAAGAGACTAATTTTTGTGGTTTATGTTTTTGTGATGTATCAACAGGTGAATTTACTTGTACTGAGACTAAACTTAACATTGTTACCATATTAGATGAAATATCAAAATTTACACCAAAAGAAATTATTGTCTCAGAAGATATAGCTGATGAAATACTAAAGGTTATAAAAGAAAGATTTAATGTGTCATATTCTGCATACCCTAATGACTTTTTTATTATGAAAAATGATAATATAATAAAAAATCAATTTCATAATTATAGTGAGAAAACTTTCTCGCAAACTTTACTAAGCAGCATTTTAGGGCTACTTAGTTATATTATGGATACACAAAAAAAATCCCTTTCTCATATAGATACTATAGAATACTATGATATTTTAGATTATGTAAGTTTAGATGCAAATTCTAGGAGAAACTTAGAGCTAACAGAAACTTTAAGAGATAAAACTAAGAAGGGTTCTTTATTATGGGTATTAGATAGAACTAATACTGCGATGGGAGCTAGAAGACTACGTAAGTGGTTAGATCAACCTTTAATAAACAAAAAGTTGATAGATGAAAGATTAGAGGCTGTAGAAGAAATTAAGAATAATACAACGACCCATGAAGATTTAAAAGATGTACTTGTTGATATATATGATATAGAAAGGTTAGTTGGAAAAATTTCTTCGAAAAACGTCAATGCCAAAGAACTGATTTCTCTAAAAAACTCTATAGAAAAAATACCAAAAGTAAAATCAATTATATCAATATTAAATAGTAAATTAATGAATAAGATAAGTTTAGAATTGGATGATCTGCAAGATATACATAATATATTAGAGAAGTCTATTATAAATAGTCCAGCTATTTCCATTAAAGAAGGAAATATCATTAAGGAAGGTTTTAATAGCGAAATAGATGAGTTAAGGCGTGCTAAGGCCCATGGCAAGGAATGGATTGCTACCTTAGAAAGTGATGAAAAAAGAATAACTGGAATAAAATCACTAAAAGTTGGGTACAACAGAGTGTTTGGGTATTATATTGAAGTAACTAAATTAAATATTCCATCTATTCCAGAGGGTAGATATATAAGAAAACAGACTTTATCTAATGCAGAAAGATATATTACTCCTGAACTTAAGGAAATGGAAGATAAGATTCTTGGTGCACAAGATAAACTAGTAAATATAGAATATGAGATATTTACAGGTATACGAGAAGAAATTGAAAAACATATAGAAAGAATGAAAAACACAGCGAAGCTAATATCAGAAATAGATTGTTTAAGTTCACTTGCTACAATCGCTCTAGAAAACAATTATACTAGGCCTAAGATAAATAAAAAGGGCATTTTAAACATAATAGGCGGAAGGCACCCTGTAGTTGAGAAAATGATGCCTACGAATACTTTTATTGAGAATGATACATATATGGATGAAAAGGATAACCAATTACTATTAATAACAGGGCCGAATATGGCAGGTAAATCCACATATATGCGTCAAGTAGCCTTAATAACTATTATGGCTCAAATGGGAAGTTTTGTTCCTTGTGCGTCCGCAGATATATCAATCTGTGATAAAATCTTTACAAGAATAGGAGCATCTGACGATCTTGCGGCAGGCAAAAGTACCTTTATGGTAGAAATGTGGGAAGTATCAAATATATTGAAAAATGCAACCAATAAAAGCTTAGTTTTACTTGATGAGGTAGGCAGAGGTACAAGTACTTATGATGGTCTAAGTATAGCTTGGTCAGTAATTGAGTACATTTGTAAAAACACTAATTTAAGAAGTAAAACTTTATTCGCAACGCATTATCACGAGTTAACAAAACTAGAAGGAATAATTAAGGGCGTTAAAAATTATTCTGTAGCCGTGAAGAAAATTGAAAATGAAATTGTATTTTTAAGGAAGATTGTACCTGGAGGAGCTGATGAGTCTTATGGTATTGAGGTAGCTAAACTTGCAGGGTTGCCCAAAGATGTAATAAATAGAGCGAATGAGATCCTAATTTCACTAGAAAAAAATAATACTAGTACGGAAATTAACTTTATTAACAAAAAAACTGAAAAAATGGATAAATCTATTAAGTCAAGTGGCAAAGTTAATGAGGAAAATATTGTGCAGAAAGAATCAGCTGTAACTTATGAAGCTGATATAGTGCAAGACGAGGTTACTCAAATAAGCTTTACAGATATAGAAAAGGATAATATATTAAAAGAAATTAAAAATATAAATATTCTTAGTCTAACACCTATGGATGGTTTTAATAAGTTATATGAATTAGTTAA
This window of the Clostridium estertheticum genome carries:
- the miaB gene encoding tRNA (N6-isopentenyl adenosine(37)-C2)-methylthiotransferase MiaB translates to MNETIKYYIETWGCQMNEEDSEKLSGMLIPAGYKKTLDKGSADIIIFNTCCVRENAEQKVDGNIGALKTMKKENPKLVIAVIGCMMQQDGMAKHIITKFPFVDIIIGTHNAYKFPEYLKRIQSGESSIVEIWDKEENIIEGIPIERENTLKGFVTIMYGCNNFCTYCIVPYVRGRERSRNPEDIINEITAMVGQGYKEITLLGQNVNSYGKGLTPEINFAQLLRKINKIENLERLRFMTSHPKDLSNEVIEVIAESDKICEHVHLPVQSGSSNLLNKMNRHYDREQYLELVKNIRNTIPNVGITTDIIVGFPGETEEDFAETLSLMEEVKFNLAFTYLYSKRKGTPADEMLDQVPEDVKHERFNRLVEVVNRNCAEKNKACVGKIVEVLVEGYSKKDESKLTGRTRNGKVVNFEGNGNVAGDLVSVLITDSHSFSLFGEEI
- the mutS gene encoding DNA mismatch repair protein MutS yields the protein MALTPMMIQYFEVKETCKDCILFFRLGDFYEMFFDDAQLVAKELELVLTGRDCGLEKRAPMCGIPHHAANIYVGRLIAKGYKVAICEQVEDPALAKGIVKREVIKIITPGTYTDSGFLEETKNNYIMSIYINKETNFCGLCFCDVSTGEFTCTETKLNIVTILDEISKFTPKEIIVSEDIADEILKVIKERFNVSYSAYPNDFFIMKNDNIIKNQFHNYSEKTFSQTLLSSILGLLSYIMDTQKKSLSHIDTIEYYDILDYVSLDANSRRNLELTETLRDKTKKGSLLWVLDRTNTAMGARRLRKWLDQPLINKKLIDERLEAVEEIKNNTTTHEDLKDVLVDIYDIERLVGKISSKNVNAKELISLKNSIEKIPKVKSIISILNSKLMNKISLELDDLQDIHNILEKSIINSPAISIKEGNIIKEGFNSEIDELRRAKAHGKEWIATLESDEKRITGIKSLKVGYNRVFGYYIEVTKLNIPSIPEGRYIRKQTLSNAERYITPELKEMEDKILGAQDKLVNIEYEIFTGIREEIEKHIERMKNTAKLISEIDCLSSLATIALENNYTRPKINKKGILNIIGGRHPVVEKMMPTNTFIENDTYMDEKDNQLLLITGPNMAGKSTYMRQVALITIMAQMGSFVPCASADISICDKIFTRIGASDDLAAGKSTFMVEMWEVSNILKNATNKSLVLLDEVGRGTSTYDGLSIAWSVIEYICKNTNLRSKTLFATHYHELTKLEGIIKGVKNYSVAVKKIENEIVFLRKIVPGGADESYGIEVAKLAGLPKDVINRANEILISLEKNNTSTEINFINKKTEKMDKSIKSSGKVNEENIVQKESAVTYEADIVQDEVTQISFTDIEKDNILKEIKNINILSLTPMDGFNKLYELVNRAKLLS